The genomic DNA ACAAGCCCCGTTGCTGCTTGAGTCCTCCGCTGGGGTCCTCCCGTTCTCAGATCCAAGTTGGCGGTcccctccacccacccgcccgtccTGCAGGAGCCGCGAGAGGGAGGAAGCGCTGGCAGTACCTGGTGTGTGGCCCCCTCCAGCGGCAGCAAAACATTACATGCATCTAGGCTTCTGGCATTCTGTTCAGATTAGGAGACAAACACACCAAACATGGGTTAGCACAAACACACCACATGCGCCCTGGTTCCGGGCTGGTCCGGCGGCCCTTCCtggccccccacccaccctccctggcCTGTCTTCCAAAGTCCTCCTCTCTGAGCGGCCACTGGCTTTGCTGGGCGAAGggcctccttctttccttcctggctCTAGGCTCAACTCTAGTGCTGACTCGCTGACTTTTGCGGTGCTGCTTCTGCCTGTCTGATGGCCGCCGCTCTTCCTCGCCTCTTTCTGCCGTTAGGAAAGGGCAGCCCAACCGGGGGACACAAGAGCCCCCTGGGCTGAAGGGCTCCAACACTCGTCCTGGATGGGGAGATTCTCCAGATTGTCCAGCACATCTCGTCCCGGATCATCCGCCTCCTCCTTGGCTGCTGGGTAATGCCAGCTAGGCCTGCCGTTGGCCCTCAAAAGGCTCCGGCAGGAAACACTCTTCTCTCCTGATCCTGCGTGACTGTCCTGTCCTCTCTCTGGACTTTCTCAAGagttccttcctcttcctgtcctCTGAGCTGGCTGCCAGGACGTGTCCAGAGTCAGTGAGGCTGATGCCCGCCAATTTATCTGTCCGAGGAGCTCTGCATCTCCGCCACATGCCCTCCAAATCCAACGCAGAATGGAACTTCGGCCCCCAAGGAGCCCAACTGCTCTCTCTCCTTccgtgtctctttctctctctctctgtctttctctctctctgtgcctctctttctctctgtatgtctctctttctgtctctttctctctatctgtgtgtgtgtgtctttctgtgtccctttctctgcctccttgtttctgtctctctttctctgtctctctgtgcctctttctctctgtctctctctttctctctccatttgtttctctctctttctctctgtgcctctttctccctgtctctgtgtgtgtgtgtgtgtgtgtgtgtctttctctgtgtgtccctctttctgtctctctttttctttctgtgtctctttctctctctctctctctgtgcctctttctctgtgtctctctttctctctccatttgtttttctctctgtgcctctttctctctgtttctgtgtgtgtgtgtgtgtctttctctgtgtgtccctctttctctgtctccctttttctttctgtgtctttctctctctctctgtctctctctgtgcctctctttctctctccatatgtttctctctctctctctttctctctgtgcctctttctctctctccatttttctctctctctctgtctctcgcttGCTGCAGCCGCGCAAAGAAAGGATCTTTTGCAACCAACGGCAAAAGACAAGAACCACATTTGGGGAGGCTGAACTGCACAGGGCAATTGAGGGAAGGTGCCAAGGGCCCATGCTTCCCATCACACAGAgcctcctgggggcggggggagacacAGAGCCCCCAACCTATCATGAAGCGGCGAGACCGGCCATCAGAGAGTGAGgggatgcaggagggggtgccaCAGGGCAAAAGGGCCTTCCTCTGGCCCAGgccaggtggggagggggaagagggggggtggGCGAACTGGGGAGTGCTCGGGCTAAGTAAAACTCAGGACTAAGCTGGATCTCTTAAGGGAAGAGTTTTAATGCCAGGATAGAAGGATACAAGGCCTCTGCTTGACTGACCACATAGCATGTTTCTcgaggggggtggggaggatggaggggaggggagcagaGCTGCTATAAGAGGGTGCAAAGGGGATGAGCCGAGGGGCTGGAGACTGGGCGGCGCTTTCTTCGCCTGGCTCTCTGATGTCTGAGGCGGCCATCATGCATCAATCCACCTGTAACTTAATGGGGccaaaagaagaggaggatgaaggAAGCTCCCTCCCAAAACAgacaagttaccgtatttttcagagtataagacgctcctaagtataagacgcacctagcttttggggaggaaaacaagggagaaaaaaaaatctgcctctgcctcccagcaatttgcttccttgcagcaaacagcaaacagtacagacgatgtacactgtttgtggtgttacatttcagactatacttgtacagaggcTGTTAAAATTGAAAGTGGCTTCCTGGAAGTATAGTTCTTCTCTgttatttaaaaagaagatacaatagcactgggcctcttcagatcaatcatttattttaaaaagcttctttaattttaaaatatctagaacaataataaagcagtctttaaaaaaataagtctaataatttgaacattctataggcatttatattgacttacttccttgcagcaaagagcAAACATCCTGTTtgagtttagcctgattagaagaaaaaacgatctgcctctccctcccagaatttgcctccttgcagcaaagagcaAGTTTCACTCtcaatttcagtttaagcactagccgtttcaggctgcagggattgccatagcctaacgcctccgcaagccccattttccccctttGATGCAAGGatgtaaattgctgggaggcagaggccaaagggtaggggccagtgggtgggcggggctacaaaaaggtgcgtcttatgctccggaaaatacggtacttctgctgcctgcttctAGGTTTGGCAAAGTCTGATGCGTCTTTCCCGATTCTGggagctggggtttttttttttggggggggggggggaacgacagTCCCAGAACAAGCCTCTTTTGAGTCCATAGGTCCTAATAGGATACCAAGACCCAGAGAAAGGGTGGGTTCACCCTCAAGAGAACCATTGCAGGGACTCGgcaaatgggagggaggggggggggagagcgtgCAAACAGAACAGCGGCCCTGGAGAAAGCGAAGGCTACGAATTCGATGGGAGAAGAACTCTGCCGAAGACAGAGAGGACATATTTTCTTCCCAGGCCCCGCTGGAGATGAAACATcggttaaaaaagaattaaattactCACCTAAGGTTTCCTATTTCGGAtaactgggtgggtggggtggggggcaaaatctTAAAATCTCTTCTCTGCTTAAAACCTGTTAAGTCACAGCTCCCGCAATGCGGCTCTCTTCTGGGAAAACCGGAAGGCCCTCGCAATTCTTGGCGGCCCCACCAAAAAAGGGGGAGTGGTGTCCTCTGTCACAGACCCCCTCCAAGCCTTGACcattctcctcccccccacccaagaCCCTGAAGAGGCAGCTTTTCCTGGGCGCTCCTTCCAAATTAAGAACAAATCAAAAGCGTCTCTTTCCCCCAATTTTAGCACCGCAAGATAACACTGGCCATAATCCTTCGAATGTGCGTAACTCCCCTTTCTGGGACGTTCCGTTCTCTGGCAAGtactcaccccaccccactccaaccTGCATGAGCTGTTTCCTCCCAGCCCACCTACCTGCTTCCTCAGCAGATTTCTGAAGGGCTTCGGCCAACTCTTGATCGGCCAGCTCTTCCGGCCGCATGTCGTCCCGGCCCGGCCCATAAGccagcttggcacattcgggtaGCTCCCCCTCAGGCAGGAAGCTCGTCTGAGAGCCGGTGGTGCCAATCACCAGCATGTTGTTCTTTAAATCGATGGAACactgggggaggaagaaaggcgAGGAGGCTGAACCTGGCCGGGGGCTGCCGGGGGAAACCGCCCACAAAGCCAGGCATCAGatgtgcagccatcttttcttttggatctttggcttgccacactttctattattcgacaatgcattttctattgtgggaaaatgggaggagggattgtacggagttagatgatatgtagccataacaacattctttctagaaagccaaggtcatcatttgtctttgcacctctgcacctgaccggaaccagatgagtggaaactgccagcatggcagtgtaagattggaccatgtgatggacttgtgggtgttggggcaagatcgtgaactttcaattgggtggggaaaaaaccgggaagctttcagattcgggttttcccagatgtgccaatatggctctcttaatcaattggaacttagagcaatactttgccttggactctgatttacttttggatgctatttggaaccctgacaccaggaATGGAAGGAGACTCTCGGAAGGTGCTGCCTGCAAGGGAGCGCCACTCCTGCCAGCTTCAGACACCCACCACTCACCTGATGCCTCTTCAGCATGTCCAGGCCCAGCAGCATGTCCATGGGCTGCTCCTCCAGGATGGAGAAGGAGCACGGGAGGAAATCCCCCTCGATCTGCACCTGAGCTGCAGCAGAAAAGATGGCGGGTAGGCGTGCCTTCCACCCAGAAGCCAGCCTCCGTCGAGGGAGGGTGTCGCCGGCTGCCTCCTCCGCCCCAAACACCTACCCAGGTGCACCCTGCCAATGATCCGCTGGGTGCCCACGCCCCGGGCGATGCCAGCCCAGCGCCGGTCCACCAGTCGCATGATGTTGCACCGCTCAGCGCACGCCTGGCTCATGATGGTCATCTGGGCACCTGCCAAGAGGGCACGCCGAGTTGAAAAAGAATCCTCCCACccccgggggggggaggcggggggaCGACGGACTCATCACGAATGAAATCTCAGCCTTTGCTGTTCTCCCCGCCCAAGGATGCCCAGCATTGTCCCGCAACCGGCTTCCTCCAAACCCTCCGCCATCGTGGCCAGCCACGCCCGTCaggaaaaggagaggggagggagccaGACGGACCTGAGTCCACGAAGGCCTTCACGGGATGGCCGTTGACTTTGCAGTTGATATACAGCATCACCACCTGGCCAAAGCTCTCAGGAGCCTCTTCCATCGCGATGGTCATGTTCTCCTCGATGTTCTGCTGCCTGAAGGCAGACCATCAGAACCGGTCAGAAGCCTTTTTGGGCCGGTTCCTTCCAGACTCAGCCCTCCGTGCGCCCCTCCCTGCTAACGGCCGGCTACCTGATGTCCTCCTCGATCTTGGCCTGAGCTTCCAGGTCGAAAGGGTCAGCGGAGAAGAGACGGATCCTCTCCTGCTCCCGCCGCGCTCGGTCCTGCTGCTGCTCCACCAGCACTTGAGTGAATTTTTCTGGGACACAAAACGCAGGGAGGGgaggtttgttttttaaagtcaCAGGGCGGTGATGGTGATGTTCcctatggcacgcctgcccaAAGTGACACGTGTGTGgcattgcctgttcctcttctgatCAGCTGGCCGTCGTGTTTTCGgccgtgccagaaaccggaagagctggtcttccgtttccCGACGTGAGcaatgccggccagctgatcttcccgcgcgccagaaaccggaagacagGCTAGCCGGCgcgcatgctggaaaccggaagttcaattTTCGGTgcacgcatgccccctgggctGCTCTTCTTCCGGGTTGCAGCCCGGATGAGCGCAGTCGTTGccgaaaaggttcatcatcactgccGTAGGGCAAAGTGGCAGCACTGGCCCGCCCCCGGCCCTATTTCTCCTCCACCCACCCTGAGAGCTTCCTCCCACTCACCCACCTCACCCATCCTGGCATGACTCACCCAGGTCTCCGCTGAGCAGCGCCTCGGCCAGAGGGGGGTTGCGTTCCTTTAGCAGGGAGAGCTCGTGGGGGTTGGCCAGCAGCATGGCTCGCAAAAGGGCAGGGTTATCCAGGCCTTGCGGGATGGAGGGCGGTTCAGGAGGGCCCGAGGTCGGGGCTGGGGCCTGTGAGGGAGCaggtggggttggggttggggctGGGGGAGGAAGCTGTAGGGACTGGGGGAACTGGGCGGATGTCCCCGGCACGGCGATGCTGCTGAAGTCTATCCTGGGCATCCCTATTTGCGATGGGGGGAGAAGAAGACAACACCGGATCAGCCTCCACCTGGGTGTTTTGGCTTTCTGGAGTCAGCTCTCCAGAATTTGGAATATATTGCTCTGATCGAGGcgtcccaagagcctgaagcaaactccttgtcccgacaaaacccccttttattaattgactgtgaattctgctcattcacatccagcaaagtctttcaagggaggatttacagtcacagaccttctctggcttggagagctgccaggctgatatctgcagaacttggccaggagtctcggagagtcacaaaccaattaagcgaactaatagtctcctgcaaactccactcccctttcgctcctcttttatttcctctgggaggggccattcaccgtccacctgtggccttactcccaagtcgacccctgttttttGGCTGCTCCCACGTCTGgcactctgtgcatgcacccactgggaacaggctccagctgttctgcctcactgatgtctgactccaaaggcagctgataattggcatacagctctggccccctctttgcctccgacacagagccctcatcagagccttccccagactccaggactggcccatgttcctccccaacctcctcactgtcttgagtcttctgccagctctgctggtgagccacaacagatCCACCCCCACTGTGTCCTCCAGAGACTGCCCGGTTGAGCCGAGCAGCCAGGATGAAGTCATCCAGACTGTTCAAGAACAAAACTGAGAGGAAACGGTGGTCATAGCCCACAAAATGTTGATTTATTGCGACTGTGAATACGCCTTGCGTTCTGGCTCCTATGTTCGTGAACGCTATTCCTGTGAAATCCGCTTTTTTTCTGCACAGAATTCCAGAAAAAAACCACCCCTTGAGGATAAACTGTTTGGGGAGCTGCCTTAAGCTCTGGGCAGGGAGGGCAGAATTTGCCCCGCTTTCCAAAATGTGACCACCTGTGACCCGGGGAGCTATGGAAACCAAAGAGGGGAAACCcacgaggagga from Thamnophis elegans isolate rThaEle1 chromosome 15, rThaEle1.pri, whole genome shotgun sequence includes the following:
- the LOC116518380 gene encoding protein DDI1 homolog 2-like isoform X1, giving the protein MLLTVFCLRRDRSELTFSLQVDADFELQNFRALCALESGVPATESQIIFAEQPLTDNHRSLASYGLKDGDVVILQQVENGQAQSSAPFPGMPRIDFSSIAVPGTSAQFPQSLQLPPPAPTPTPPAPSQAPAPTSGPPEPPSIPQGLDNPALLRAMLLANPHELSLLKERNPPLAEALLSGDLEKFTQVLVEQQQDRARREQERIRLFSADPFDLEAQAKIEEDIRQQNIEENMTIAMEEAPESFGQVVMLYINCKVNGHPVKAFVDSGAQMTIMSQACAERCNIMRLVDRRWAGIARGVGTQRIIGRVHLAQVQIEGDFLPCSFSILEEQPMDMLLGLDMLKRHQCSIDLKNNMLVIGTTGSQTSFLPEGELPECAKLAYGPGRDDMRPEELADQELAEALQKSAEEAVTGGLMHDGRLRHQRARRRKRRPVSSPSAHPLCTLL
- the LOC116518380 gene encoding protein DDI1 homolog 2-like isoform X2, which gives rise to MLLTVFCLRRDRSELTFSLQVDADFELQNFRALCALESGVPATESQIIFAEQPLTDNHRSLASYGLKDGDVVILQQVENGQAQSSAPFPGMPRIDFSSIAVPGTSAQFPQSLQLPPPAPTPTPPAPSQAPAPTSGPPEPPSIPQGLDNPALLRAMLLANPHELSLLKERNPPLAEALLSGDLEKFTQVLVEQQQDRARREQERIRLFSADPFDLEAQAKIEEDIRQQNIEENMTIAMEEAPESFGQVVMLYINCKVNGHPVKAFVDSGAQMTIMSQACAERCNIMRLVDRRWAGIARGVGTQRIIGRVHLAQVQIEGDFLPCSFSILEEQPMDMLLGLDMLKRHQCSIDLKNNMLVIGTTGSQTSFLPEGELPECAKLAYGPGRDDMRPEELADQELAEALQKSAEEAECQKPRCM